The Halomonas sp. 7T genome contains a region encoding:
- the dapF gene encoding diaminopimelate epimerase: MLLHFTKMHGLGNDFMVVDLVTQRARLLDEQIRQLADRRFGIGFDQLLVVEPPRDPEMDFRYRIYNADGSEVENCGNGARCFARFVRDQRLTHKHEIHVETAGGPLVLNVQHDGMVRVDMGRPRFNPATLPFEAPGDQPLHEVEVDGETLQLGVVSMGNPHAVLQVADVDRAPVERLGPLLESHPRFPKRVNVGFMQVLSPSEVRLRVFERGSGETLACGTGACAAVASGIRQGLLKSPVRVHLPGGQLSIEWPDPEASLVMVGPATRVFDGRVALI, encoded by the coding sequence ATGCTGCTTCACTTCACCAAAATGCACGGCCTGGGCAACGACTTCATGGTTGTTGACCTGGTTACACAGCGTGCGAGGCTGCTTGATGAGCAGATCCGCCAGCTGGCGGATCGCCGCTTTGGGATTGGCTTTGACCAGTTACTCGTTGTTGAGCCGCCCCGCGACCCAGAAATGGACTTTCGCTACCGGATCTATAACGCTGATGGTAGCGAAGTGGAAAACTGCGGCAATGGCGCGCGCTGTTTTGCCCGCTTTGTGCGTGACCAGCGCTTGACCCATAAGCATGAAATTCATGTGGAAACCGCCGGTGGCCCGCTGGTGCTCAACGTTCAGCACGACGGCATGGTGCGGGTAGACATGGGCAGGCCGCGGTTTAACCCGGCAACGCTGCCCTTTGAAGCGCCGGGTGACCAGCCGCTACATGAAGTTGAGGTCGACGGTGAAACGCTGCAGCTTGGTGTGGTTTCCATGGGCAACCCCCATGCGGTGCTGCAGGTGGCGGATGTCGATCGTGCGCCTGTGGAGCGGTTAGGGCCGCTGTTAGAGTCCCACCCCCGCTTTCCCAAGCGTGTGAACGTCGGGTTTATGCAGGTGCTGTCGCCCAGCGAAGTCCGCCTGCGGGTGTTTGAGCGTGGCAGTGGTGAAACCCTTGCTTGTGGTACTGGCGCCTGCGCCGCCGTGGCCAGTGGCATTCGCCAAGGGCTGTTAAAAAGTCCGGTCAGGGTGCACCTGCCGGGTGGCCAGCTCAGCATTGAGTGGCCTGACCCGGAAGCATCGCTCGTGATGGTCGGCCCTGCCACGCGGGTCTTTGATGGACGTGTAGCACTCATCTAA
- a CDS encoding DUF484 family protein: MSQAPEPRKTLDPDQVAFWLARHPDFFVGREGLLQQLKVPHPHIEGAVSLLERLVIDLRKRAEASEDRLEHLLETARHNESQYRRLRETLLALVEAQDRDALAQALATQLSERFDTPAMALWCPSTLSDSEAALPQPPRHVLDQHASARLAALLDGRTSRCAKLSVSDWKCLLPHTKAPRRAGSCAISRLSAGEPLGYLLLASPDPDSYRASMDTLFTEYLGDIVARLLMRLEPHA, encoded by the coding sequence ATGTCACAAGCCCCAGAGCCGCGCAAAACGCTCGATCCTGATCAAGTGGCATTTTGGCTGGCCCGTCACCCCGATTTTTTTGTCGGTCGGGAAGGGTTACTGCAGCAGCTCAAGGTGCCGCACCCCCATATAGAGGGCGCCGTATCGCTGCTTGAGCGGCTGGTTATTGACTTACGCAAGCGCGCCGAAGCATCGGAAGACCGCTTAGAACACCTGCTGGAAACTGCACGGCATAACGAGTCTCAATACCGCCGCTTACGAGAAACGCTGCTGGCACTGGTTGAAGCGCAAGACCGCGATGCATTGGCCCAAGCCCTGGCCACCCAGCTAAGCGAGCGTTTCGATACGCCTGCCATGGCGCTCTGGTGCCCATCGACATTAAGCGATAGTGAAGCAGCGCTGCCACAGCCGCCGCGGCATGTGTTGGATCAACACGCTAGCGCGCGTCTGGCAGCGCTGCTGGATGGCCGTACCAGCCGCTGTGCCAAGCTGAGCGTTAGCGACTGGAAGTGCCTGCTGCCTCATACCAAAGCGCCGCGCCGAGCAGGCTCTTGCGCTATTTCAAGGCTTTCAGCCGGGGAGCCCCTGGGGTATTTGCTGCTTGCCAGCCCTGATCCAGACAGCTACCGAGCCAGCATGGATACGCTGTTTACCGAGTATCTGGGTGATATCGTCGCGCGACTGTTGATGCGCCTGGAACCCCATGCCTAA
- a CDS encoding tyrosine recombinase XerC gives MPNTPIAEQVDGYLAALAAHASPATVAAYRQDLAALCRFTQQRGITEPSALDATLLRAFLGAERSRGLASRSLARRRAALSRFADYLVKQGELADNPVSLLRTPKQPSHLPRPVDVDALARFLDTPHDGSPLAIRDQAMLELFYSSGLRLAELAALDLPHLTANHVRVIGKGSKPRQVPVGRRAHQALTAWLTCRRGLAVESEVALFVGQRGARLGHRAIQKRLAQLSMVRGLPEHLHPHRLRHSFASHLLESSQDLRAVQELLGHANLSTTQVYTRLDWQQLAESYDAAHPRAKRRPDGS, from the coding sequence ATGCCTAACACGCCGATTGCTGAGCAGGTCGACGGCTATTTAGCGGCGCTGGCGGCCCACGCAAGCCCGGCCACGGTAGCGGCTTATCGTCAGGACCTAGCCGCGCTTTGCCGCTTTACGCAGCAGCGTGGTATTACCGAGCCAAGCGCACTGGATGCGACTCTGCTCAGAGCGTTTTTAGGCGCGGAGCGAAGCCGTGGGCTAGCGTCCAGAAGCTTGGCGCGCAGGCGCGCTGCGCTCTCACGCTTTGCGGATTACCTCGTTAAGCAAGGTGAGCTTGCGGATAACCCCGTCAGCCTGCTGCGAACCCCGAAGCAACCAAGCCATCTGCCCAGGCCCGTGGATGTCGATGCGCTGGCGCGTTTTTTGGATACGCCTCACGATGGTTCGCCGCTGGCGATACGCGACCAAGCTATGCTGGAGCTGTTTTACTCCAGCGGGCTGCGTTTGGCGGAGCTGGCGGCGCTGGATCTTCCGCATTTGACCGCTAACCACGTACGGGTCATCGGCAAAGGCAGTAAGCCCCGCCAAGTGCCGGTGGGTCGGCGAGCCCATCAGGCTCTTACGGCGTGGCTTACCTGTCGCCGAGGGCTTGCTGTCGAGAGTGAAGTGGCGCTATTCGTGGGTCAGCGCGGTGCGCGCCTTGGGCACCGCGCTATCCAGAAGCGCTTGGCGCAGCTGTCGATGGTACGTGGCTTGCCTGAACACCTGCATCCGCACCGGCTGCGTCACTCGTTCGCCAGCCATTTACTAGAGTCGAGCCAGGATCTGCGTGCGGTGCAGGAGCTGCTGGGCCATGCCAACCTATCGACTACCCAGGTGTATACGCGGCTGGATTGGCAGCAACTGGCCGAAAGCTACGATGCCGCTCACCCGCGTGCTAAACGCCGCCCCGACGGGAGCTAA
- a CDS encoding HAD family hydrolase, protein MLSLDAITFDLDDTLWDNHGVMLKTEEGHYRWLLEALATWRDVRQEPPLALSYEQGVTDYLQRRQQWASQVPERRGDFTWLRLRALEAQLEASGLPRSAAFMWAAAAMNEFHRLRVQVTPHPEAAGLLAALAERYRLAAITNGNIHLKRQPLAAHFPVAIAAGELLAPKPDPKPFLTALERLNTVPQRAMHVGDSWQEDVLPAQQLGMHAAWVAERGDQTLPTRVHRIAHVKELPDLIEWLEKRA, encoded by the coding sequence ATGTTGTCGCTAGACGCGATTACCTTTGATCTTGATGATACGCTTTGGGATAACCACGGCGTGATGCTAAAAACCGAAGAGGGGCACTATCGCTGGCTGTTAGAAGCGCTGGCGACGTGGCGTGACGTGCGCCAGGAGCCGCCGTTAGCGCTGAGTTATGAGCAGGGAGTGACAGACTATTTGCAGCGCCGCCAGCAGTGGGCCAGCCAGGTACCCGAGCGGCGTGGCGACTTTACGTGGCTGAGACTACGGGCACTAGAGGCTCAGTTGGAAGCCAGTGGCTTGCCGCGCAGTGCCGCGTTTATGTGGGCCGCTGCTGCGATGAATGAATTTCACCGCCTGCGGGTGCAGGTGACGCCGCATCCAGAGGCGGCAGGTTTGCTGGCAGCGCTTGCCGAGCGGTATCGGTTAGCGGCGATTACCAACGGCAATATTCACCTCAAGCGCCAGCCGTTAGCGGCTCACTTTCCTGTCGCGATTGCCGCCGGGGAGCTGTTGGCACCCAAGCCTGATCCTAAGCCCTTCCTCACCGCATTAGAGCGTTTGAATACCGTCCCGCAGCGCGCTATGCATGTGGGAGACTCCTGGCAGGAAGATGTGCTTCCCGCCCAGCAGCTAGGGATGCACGCCGCCTGGGTAGCCGAGCGCGGTGACCAAACACTGCCTACACGGGTTCACCGCATTGCGCATGTGAAAGAGCTGCCTGACCTGATTGAGTGGCTCGAAAAACGCGCTTAG
- the yihA gene encoding ribosome biogenesis GTP-binding protein YihA/YsxC, with protein MSTPHNSPVPRLNYPTARFMISAPTLALCPDDTGAEVAFAGRSNAGKSSAINALTQQNALARTSRTPGRTQLINFFTVMNDESRRLVDLPGYGYAKVPEAVKIEWQRHLSDYLRGRFSLRGLVLLMDVRHPLTEFDQMMLDYADQRGMPVHILLTKADKLKRGPASAALQQVRSRLKEWEDLVSVQLFSSLKRDGVDTLSQKLDQWLYTPEETNE; from the coding sequence ATGTCTACCCCCCATAATAGCCCAGTTCCTCGGCTGAACTACCCCACAGCGCGTTTTATGATCAGCGCACCTACCCTTGCGCTCTGCCCGGACGATACCGGTGCGGAAGTGGCCTTTGCTGGGCGCTCAAATGCCGGAAAATCCAGCGCCATTAACGCGCTGACTCAGCAAAATGCACTAGCGCGCACCTCACGCACGCCAGGGCGTACCCAGCTGATTAACTTTTTCACCGTCATGAACGATGAGTCGCGCCGTTTGGTAGACCTTCCCGGCTATGGCTATGCCAAAGTCCCGGAAGCGGTCAAAATTGAGTGGCAAAGGCACCTCTCCGACTACCTACGCGGCCGCTTTAGTCTGCGCGGTCTTGTACTGCTAATGGACGTACGTCACCCGCTGACCGAATTCGATCAAATGATGCTTGATTACGCCGACCAGCGCGGGATGCCGGTGCATATCCTGCTCACAAAAGCCGATAAGCTGAAACGAGGCCCGGCCAGCGCTGCCCTACAACAGGTGCGCTCTCGCTTAAAAGAGTGGGAAGACCTGGTGTCGGTTCAGCTCTTTTCGTCGCTAAAGCGCGACGGTGTAGACACGCTCTCCCAAAAGCTTGACCAATGGCTGTATACGCCCGAAGAAACAAATGAGTAA
- a CDS encoding c-type cytochrome has translation MRKLLASLAITMGAVGTAHAQTDYQADADAAAGRELAQTCVACHGQQGISAVGSFPNLAGQQMSYLAKQIMDIRDGHRVVAQMAGQVDNYSDQDAWDVAAHFARQDANLGQASDEDAELLARGEELYRAGDMSKGLPACSACHTPTGAGIGSAVYPALSGQHTEYTVSTLQDFASGERANSPNNIMGDIASKMSDRDMEAVANYLLGLN, from the coding sequence ATGAGAAAGTTACTGGCAAGCCTGGCAATTACCATGGGTGCCGTTGGCACCGCCCACGCGCAAACTGACTACCAAGCCGACGCTGACGCGGCGGCGGGTCGTGAATTGGCTCAGACCTGTGTGGCCTGTCACGGCCAGCAGGGCATTAGCGCGGTGGGTAGTTTCCCCAATCTGGCAGGGCAACAAATGTCCTACCTGGCTAAGCAGATCATGGACATTCGTGACGGCCACCGCGTTGTTGCGCAAATGGCCGGTCAAGTAGATAACTACTCTGATCAAGACGCTTGGGATGTCGCGGCTCATTTCGCCCGCCAAGATGCGAATCTCGGCCAGGCGAGCGACGAAGACGCAGAGCTTCTAGCGCGCGGTGAAGAGCTGTACCGGGCCGGCGACATGTCGAAAGGGTTGCCCGCGTGCAGCGCTTGTCATACCCCCACGGGCGCTGGCATCGGTAGCGCGGTGTATCCCGCGCTTTCAGGTCAGCACACCGAGTATACGGTGTCTACGCTGCAAGACTTTGCTTCTGGCGAGCGTGCCAACAGCCCGAACAACATCATGGGCGATATCGCTTCTAAAATGAGCGATCGCGATATGGAAGCCGTAGCGAATTATCTACTAGGCCTGAACTAG
- a CDS encoding thiol:disulfide interchange protein DsbA/DsbL, which produces MFRTLMVALAGLGLSAAVSAQELVEGQHYTLLANPVATNVDDGQIEVTEAFWYGCPHCYRLQTPVSEWYDSLEDDVSIVHMPATMGGDWNTHATAFYAAKSLGIDDELHADFFDAIHEDGRTLTDADDIAAFFADYGVSEEEAKQALTAFSVRSDVNKANSRMREMRLMGVPALVVDGRYVVTPSTAGSLDNMPQVADALIERVRSERTE; this is translated from the coding sequence ATGTTTAGAACGTTAATGGTCGCATTGGCCGGTTTGGGTCTTTCTGCTGCTGTCAGTGCCCAAGAGCTAGTCGAAGGCCAGCACTACACGTTACTTGCCAACCCTGTTGCGACAAACGTAGACGACGGGCAAATCGAAGTGACCGAGGCGTTCTGGTATGGGTGTCCGCACTGCTATCGCCTGCAAACGCCGGTAAGCGAGTGGTACGACTCGCTTGAGGATGATGTCAGCATCGTGCATATGCCTGCCACCATGGGAGGCGACTGGAATACCCACGCCACTGCTTTTTATGCCGCTAAGTCGCTGGGAATTGACGACGAGCTCCATGCAGATTTCTTTGATGCCATTCATGAAGATGGCCGTACGCTGACTGATGCTGATGATATTGCAGCATTTTTCGCGGATTACGGTGTCAGCGAAGAAGAAGCAAAGCAAGCGTTAACGGCCTTTAGCGTACGTAGTGACGTGAATAAGGCTAACAGCCGCATGCGCGAAATGCGCCTGATGGGTGTGCCTGCGCTGGTGGTAGATGGTCGCTATGTGGTGACCCCCAGCACGGCCGGAAGCCTGGATAATATGCCGCAAGTTGCCGATGCCTTAATTGAACGCGTACGCAGCGAGCGAACAGAATAA
- a CDS encoding endonuclease/exonuclease/phosphatase family protein: MSSHGKSLLDHGHLRLLTFNLQVGIQTSAYHHYVTRSWQHFLPHPQRLKRLAIMGEVLSQFDVVGLQEADGGSFRSNSVNQVEFLASQAGFPHYFQQLNRNLGRIAQHSNGLLSRLVPSRIEEHRLPGAMPGRGAIHVRYGNGPDALHIFVAHLALSHRGRVRQLNYLSDIIEPLRHVVVMGDLNCTPEQLHAHERFSTSLPLHPVKPLLSYPSWQPRRALDHILLSQTLEAAEVRVLDHLFSDHLPIAVDLPLPVACLNALADAEKKPRR; the protein is encoded by the coding sequence ATCTCCAGTCACGGAAAATCGTTATTGGATCATGGCCATCTGAGGCTGCTGACGTTTAACCTGCAAGTGGGCATTCAGACGTCCGCCTATCACCACTATGTGACCCGTAGTTGGCAACACTTCCTGCCTCACCCCCAGCGTTTAAAGCGTTTAGCCATAATGGGTGAGGTGCTTAGTCAATTCGATGTGGTTGGGCTGCAGGAAGCTGATGGCGGAAGTTTTCGCTCTAACAGTGTTAACCAAGTGGAATTCCTCGCCAGCCAGGCGGGGTTTCCCCACTATTTTCAACAGCTAAACCGTAATTTGGGGCGTATTGCCCAGCATAGTAACGGGCTTCTTTCTCGCTTAGTGCCTAGTCGCATTGAAGAGCACCGTTTGCCAGGCGCAATGCCAGGGCGTGGTGCCATTCATGTGCGCTATGGTAATGGGCCTGACGCGCTGCATATTTTTGTGGCCCACTTAGCATTGAGCCATCGTGGCCGCGTCCGGCAGCTTAACTACTTAAGCGACATTATTGAGCCTCTTCGCCATGTTGTAGTGATGGGGGATTTGAATTGCACGCCTGAGCAGCTGCATGCCCATGAGCGTTTCAGTACGTCGCTACCACTCCATCCGGTCAAACCGCTTTTAAGCTACCCTTCGTGGCAGCCGCGCCGTGCGTTAGATCATATTCTGCTCTCGCAAACCCTCGAAGCTGCCGAAGTGCGCGTGCTGGACCATCTGTTTTCAGACCATCTACCGATCGCTGTGGATCTCCCGCTGCCCGTCGCTTGCCTAAACGCGTTAGCCGATGCAGAGAAAAAGCCGCGGCGCTAG
- a CDS encoding TRAP transporter small permease subunit: MRANAQEPRLLRWLDCLTEGVGRAIAWLVIVMMVIQFAIVVMRYFIGINSIVMQESVMYMHAAVFMLGAAWTLKRDGHVRVDIFYRRLSARGRAWIDLLGTLCLLIPVALFIAISSFRYVQSSWAVLERSPDGGIPGVFLLKTLILVMVGLLLLQAVAQLMRQTLIIRGKLSNATHEHEEIL, translated from the coding sequence ATGCGTGCAAATGCCCAGGAGCCACGCTTATTGCGCTGGCTCGACTGCTTAACCGAAGGGGTGGGCCGGGCCATTGCCTGGCTGGTGATTGTCATGATGGTGATTCAGTTTGCCATTGTGGTCATGCGCTACTTTATCGGTATCAACAGTATCGTGATGCAAGAGTCGGTGATGTACATGCATGCCGCTGTTTTCATGCTGGGTGCGGCCTGGACACTTAAACGCGATGGTCATGTGCGGGTCGATATTTTTTATCGCCGGCTATCGGCGCGGGGGCGTGCCTGGATCGACTTGTTGGGAACACTCTGCCTACTGATCCCTGTGGCGCTATTTATCGCAATCAGCAGCTTTCGCTATGTGCAGAGCAGCTGGGCAGTACTGGAGCGCTCCCCTGATGGTGGTATTCCCGGCGTCTTTTTGTTGAAAACGCTGATTTTAGTCATGGTGGGGCTACTGCTGCTGCAGGCGGTTGCGCAGCTAATGCGCCAGACGCTGATTATTCGCGGCAAACTATCCAACGCCACTCACGAGCATGAGGAGATTCTCTAG
- a CDS encoding TRAP transporter large permease subunit: MLAPLLEFMPLVLFATVCAVLMLGYPVALSLAGTALAFAGFGLLLQTLGVAVPFEPRMMNAMPNRLYGIMTNQTLLAVPLFVLMGVLLEKSRVAETLLDAMAMAFGALRGGLGIAVVIVGMLLAASTGIVGATVVTMGLLSLPTMLKRGYSPALATGTICATGTLGQIIPPSIALVLLGDVLSTAYQQAQLSMGVWSPKTLSIGDLFIGALVPGLLLVITYIVYLLITAWLKPSTAPAADRAALKAELGHTGSILPLLLKGLLPPVLLIVAVLGSILGGFATPTEASAVGAFGALCLAAANRRLNISMLKEVLHSTAQVTSMVFLILIGAALFSLVFRAYGGEELVTELFESMPGGVVGATLVVMLVIFLLGFILDFIEITFVVVPIVGPVLLAMGIDPIWLGIMIAVNLQTSFLTPPFGFALFYLRGVTPQSVPTSAIYKGVIPFILLQLSMLLALAFFPGLATWLPSIM, translated from the coding sequence GTGCTGGCTCCTTTACTAGAATTTATGCCGCTAGTGCTGTTCGCTACCGTGTGCGCGGTGCTGATGCTGGGCTACCCGGTTGCTTTATCGTTGGCGGGGACCGCGCTGGCGTTTGCGGGTTTTGGTTTACTGCTTCAGACCTTGGGCGTCGCGGTGCCGTTTGAACCCCGGATGATGAACGCTATGCCTAACCGGCTTTACGGCATCATGACCAACCAAACGCTGCTGGCGGTGCCGCTGTTTGTGTTGATGGGGGTATTGCTCGAGAAGTCCCGGGTGGCGGAAACGCTGCTTGATGCCATGGCGATGGCCTTTGGTGCGTTGCGCGGCGGCCTGGGTATTGCGGTGGTGATTGTGGGTATGCTGTTGGCAGCCTCCACCGGAATTGTGGGCGCCACCGTGGTGACGATGGGGCTGCTATCGCTGCCCACTATGTTGAAGCGCGGTTATTCCCCCGCATTGGCGACGGGCACAATCTGTGCCACGGGAACGCTTGGTCAGATAATTCCGCCCTCGATTGCCCTCGTGCTGCTGGGTGATGTGCTTTCAACGGCTTATCAACAAGCGCAGCTTTCCATGGGCGTGTGGAGTCCTAAAACACTCTCTATTGGTGATCTGTTTATCGGGGCGCTGGTGCCTGGGCTGCTGCTGGTCATAACGTACATTGTTTATCTGTTGATAACGGCTTGGCTGAAACCTTCCACGGCTCCCGCGGCAGATCGCGCCGCACTCAAAGCTGAGTTAGGCCACACCGGCTCTATCTTGCCACTGTTATTAAAGGGGTTATTGCCTCCGGTACTGCTCATTGTCGCTGTGTTGGGCTCTATTTTAGGTGGGTTTGCGACACCCACAGAAGCGTCGGCTGTGGGTGCGTTTGGTGCACTGTGCTTGGCTGCCGCCAACCGCCGTTTGAATATCTCTATGTTAAAAGAGGTGCTGCACTCGACGGCCCAAGTCACCAGCATGGTGTTTCTCATCTTAATTGGTGCGGCGCTGTTCTCGCTGGTATTTCGCGCCTATGGCGGTGAGGAGCTCGTCACCGAGCTGTTTGAATCCATGCCTGGTGGGGTCGTGGGGGCCACGTTAGTGGTGATGCTCGTCATTTTCTTGTTGGGCTTTATTCTCGACTTTATTGAAATCACCTTTGTCGTGGTGCCTATTGTCGGGCCAGTACTGCTAGCGATGGGCATCGACCCCATTTGGCTAGGCATTATGATTGCGGTTAACTTACAAACCTCGTTTTTAACCCCCCCGTTTGGCTTTGCGCTGTTCTATTTGCGCGGCGTTACGCCGCAAAGCGTGCCTACCTCGGCCATTTATAAAGGGGTCATACCGTTTATCTTGCTGCAGTTAAGTATGCTGTTGGCGCTGGCCTTTTTCCCAGGGCTTGCCACCTGGCTGCCCTCCATTATGTAG
- the thiD gene encoding bifunctional hydroxymethylpyrimidine kinase/phosphomethylpyrimidine kinase, which produces MTTIANVLTIAGSDPSGGAGIQTDLKTFSALGTYGTSVITAITVQNTCGVAAVYPVAPQAIREQLEHLLDDVHVDAVKIGMVASREVAEVIADVLSARRPRWIVLDPVMVAKSGDILVDDAGIRAVRDILVPLADVITPNIPEAAVLLGSASPTTLDEMEAMLPGLAQLGTPYVVLKGGHLRGETCPDLLASPQGHSWLPASRIATKNLHGTGCALSSAIAACLAKLPQDASADTPIEAISDAKRWLHAALEASERLSVGQGRGPVHHFHAWW; this is translated from the coding sequence ATGACAACAATAGCCAATGTATTGACCATCGCAGGCTCTGACCCTTCCGGCGGTGCCGGTATCCAGACAGACCTCAAAACCTTTTCCGCACTAGGAACCTACGGCACCAGTGTTATTACGGCGATTACCGTACAAAACACCTGCGGGGTGGCTGCTGTTTACCCTGTTGCGCCCCAGGCTATTCGTGAACAGCTGGAACACTTGCTAGACGATGTTCATGTGGATGCAGTCAAAATTGGTATGGTGGCTAGTCGCGAGGTGGCCGAAGTCATCGCAGACGTGCTTAGCGCACGCCGCCCCCGCTGGATTGTGCTGGACCCGGTGATGGTGGCGAAAAGTGGCGATATCTTGGTGGATGATGCAGGCATTCGCGCGGTACGCGATATTCTCGTGCCGCTAGCCGACGTGATAACCCCTAATATTCCTGAGGCTGCGGTGCTACTGGGGAGTGCGTCGCCCACCACGCTCGATGAAATGGAAGCCATGCTGCCAGGGCTTGCTCAGCTAGGGACGCCCTATGTGGTATTAAAAGGCGGGCATTTACGTGGAGAAACCTGCCCAGATTTACTCGCCTCGCCTCAAGGCCACTCATGGCTACCGGCCTCACGTATTGCGACCAAAAACCTGCATGGTACCGGCTGCGCGCTCTCTTCAGCGATTGCCGCATGCTTGGCAAAGTTACCCCAAGATGCCTCTGCGGATACGCCAATAGAGGCCATCAGTGACGCCAAGCGGTGGCTACACGCCGCGTTAGAAGCGAGCGAGCGGTTAAGCGTCGGCCAAGGTCGTGGCCCGGTGCACCATTTCCATGCCTGGTGGTAA
- a CDS encoding universal stress protein, giving the protein MSQTLLFATDLSQDNRAAFARALRLAFAQGAQLDILHVLDPYLPRRVLHEVERAVSEDISATLTDLREDYALEAPALMIQTLVGSPHVEIVREAHERHASLIVMGMHRKRGQKDLLSGTTVMRVLRSAPCPVVVASYLPTQPWQHILVPIDFSLAARQTLKEALIRFPEAKLTLLHAWSLPGERELGSQAYYAQWRDHEVTRLREALDNEIESLMRELEGVPDIELVLEQGQPCSVLHDYMKRHTPDLVMIGSRGQPHHTSQLTEMLLSEPHCDLMLCRAW; this is encoded by the coding sequence ATGTCTCAGACTCTGCTGTTTGCCACGGATCTCTCCCAAGATAACCGCGCTGCGTTTGCCCGTGCACTGCGCCTCGCCTTTGCGCAAGGCGCCCAGCTCGACATTTTGCACGTGCTCGACCCCTACCTGCCGCGTCGGGTGCTGCATGAGGTGGAGCGCGCGGTGAGTGAAGACATTAGCGCGACGCTGACGGATCTGCGCGAAGATTATGCATTGGAAGCCCCCGCGCTAATGATTCAAACGTTGGTAGGATCTCCTCACGTGGAAATCGTCCGCGAGGCTCATGAGCGGCATGCCTCATTAATCGTTATGGGGATGCACCGTAAGCGCGGCCAGAAAGATTTACTTTCAGGTACTACCGTAATGCGGGTGCTGCGTAGTGCGCCGTGTCCGGTGGTGGTGGCCTCATACCTACCCACGCAGCCCTGGCAGCATATTTTGGTGCCCATCGATTTTTCGCTGGCGGCTCGTCAAACGCTAAAAGAGGCGTTGATTCGTTTTCCTGAAGCGAAACTAACCTTACTCCACGCCTGGAGCCTACCTGGCGAGCGGGAGCTAGGCTCCCAAGCGTACTATGCTCAGTGGCGCGATCATGAAGTAACGCGGTTACGTGAAGCGCTGGATAACGAGATCGAGAGCCTGATGCGCGAGCTTGAGGGCGTACCTGATATAGAACTCGTGCTGGAGCAGGGCCAACCCTGCAGCGTATTGCACGATTATATGAAGCGCCACACCCCTGACCTGGTGATGATAGGCAGTCGTGGTCAGCCTCACCACACTAGCCAGCTAACTGAGATGCTTCTCAGCGAGCCGCACTGCGATTTAATGCTGTGCCGAGCGTGGTAA
- a CDS encoding chalcone isomerase family protein, giving the protein MALFASAAVADSVTERGERFERTVEKDGQRYALLGSGVFRYMIWTAYAGAYYQLEGETEPQPLSDVPRRLELAYFHAIEAGDFAEATEETLRDSLTLYEFNQIQEPLERLNQRYRDVVPGDRYLLSWDGEQLRLELNGETLFEDDSAEFASAMFSIWLGERPLGEGFRDALLGQN; this is encoded by the coding sequence ATGGCTTTATTCGCATCAGCGGCCGTTGCGGATAGCGTCACCGAACGTGGTGAACGCTTTGAGCGAACTGTTGAGAAGGATGGCCAGCGCTATGCGCTGCTGGGCAGTGGTGTCTTTCGTTATATGATCTGGACGGCTTACGCAGGCGCCTACTATCAGCTTGAAGGTGAAACCGAGCCACAGCCACTTAGTGATGTGCCACGTCGTTTGGAGCTTGCATACTTCCATGCTATTGAGGCCGGCGATTTCGCCGAAGCGACCGAAGAGACCCTAAGAGATTCGTTAACGCTTTATGAATTCAATCAAATCCAGGAGCCCCTGGAGCGTTTAAATCAGCGCTATCGAGACGTTGTGCCTGGCGACCGGTATCTGCTGAGTTGGGACGGTGAGCAGCTGCGTCTGGAACTCAATGGAGAAACGCTTTTTGAAGACGATAGTGCAGAGTTTGCTAGCGCTATGTTCAGCATTTGGCTGGGTGAGCGCCCATTAGGTGAAGGATTTCGTGATGCGCTTCTAGGCCAAAACTAA